One window from the genome of Toxotes jaculatrix isolate fToxJac2 chromosome 17, fToxJac2.pri, whole genome shotgun sequence encodes:
- the LOC121197292 gene encoding SLIT and NTRK-like protein 3, producing the protein MQWVTLVVALGCVCLSRASHTPTPTPTSTHTPLVDNSEEEVDEPCFEPCTCEVKEGVLHVHCDGRGFTNVSQVSQSWVRPFKLNLQRNSLRRLYSNGFQHLGNAVSINLGNNALQDIRVGAFHGLAKLRRLYLHENKLEVFRNDTFAGLEALEYLQADYNVIKRIDSGALRFLYKLRVLILNDNLIPVLPAHLFRSVSLTHLDLRGNRLKSLAYAGTLEYVGRSLMELQLEENPWNCGCEALQLQQWLGQIPYTAVVGDVTCEYPFHLHGKDLREIPRKELCADLPDKDLQGEGGGPSTGSQPQHLPPNSKPNSHHGRVRPTKPSSMVHGSRQNTHTSSTSSSSSSAERKDREKHPRPTKRPRPSRISPTPRSLMPNQNPPVAGYQTRPPIPIICPLGCTCNLHITDLGLTVNCKENGFLNVSQLTPRPLNGRKLYLSGNLIQRIYRTDFWNFSSLDLLHLGNNRISYLQEGAFSTLTSLRSLYLNGNNLERLSPHVFLGLQNLRYLYFEYNEIREVDPGTLDSMPSLQLLFLNANLLRSLPLGVFSGVNLARLNLRNNHLLQLPMEGVLEHLTGLVQVDLQQNPWECNCEAAPLKRWLEGLSAVVVVGEVVCHSPEKTKGVDLRSLSMELLCPELEPQEDQEQEEQTATSTAADRGVSVGYPGSGQGPLIPPGKDSIPLSVLVLSLLVLFVSAFFAAAALIAYALRRRDKLPFRRQGEVDLAGIQMECGIFTEQTHHHHHHHHHGLPETPPLHPPEHNHVYDTILPPEAASKGPNPTAATHMCSNPIYKEDQDTTVKQRPRQQQTFAASKDSEGGYCSAAEKEREWTLDVSSSPINTVTGAMGPLAGLHGNGILCPTVIDSQGPTPKVEPVDCFFRLPAPEFKDLPDRYARPPPRYPHPQDSKQDTRPDQTLVVTTVSSTTGGSNSSQSEQGAGEQRARLRTTPDYMEVLDRSYQF; encoded by the exons ATGCAGTGGGTCACTCTGGTAGTGGCcctggggtgtgtgtgtctgtcccgGGCgtcacacacccccacccctacccccacctccacacacaccccTCTAGTGGACAACTCCGAGGAGGAAGTGGACGAGCCGTGCTTCGAGCCGTGCACGTGCGAGGTCAAAGAAGGAGTGCTGCATGTGCACTGTGATGGGCGGGGCTTCACTAATGTCAGTCAG GTGTCACAGTCGTGGGTTCGCCCTTTCAAACTCAACCTCCAGAGGAACTCTCTTAGGCGTCTCTATAGCAACGGGTTTCAGCACCTTGGCAACGCTGTGTCGATAAACCTTGGCAACAATGCACTCCAGGACATCCGAGTGGGAGCTTTCCATGGGCTGGCCAAACTCAGACGTCTGTACCTCCACGAGAACAAGCTGGAGGTCTTCAGGAATGACACCTTCGCTGGCTTAGAGGCTCTGGAATATCTCCAG GCCGACTACAACGTGATCAAACGAATCGACAGCGGTGCTCTGAGGTTCCTCTACAAGCTCCGGGTTCTCATCCTCAATGACAACCTGATCCCTGTCTTGCCTGCTCATCTGTTCAG ATCTGTGTCTCTGACTCATCTGGACCTGCGGGGAAACCGTCTGAAGAGCCTGGCATATGCTGGGACCCTGGAGTACGTTGGTCGCTCCCTGATGGAGCTACAGCTGGAGGAGAATCCTTGGAACTGTGGCTGCGAGGCATTGCAACTACAGCAGTGGCTTGGTCAGATCCCCTACACGGCTGTAGTCGGGGATGTTACCTGCGAATATCCCTTCCACCTTCACGGCAAGGACCTGAGGGAAATCCCCCGCAAGGAGCTGTGTGCTGACCTGCCGGATAAAGACCTACAAGGAGAGGGGGGTGGGCCATCCACAGGATCGCAGCCCCAACATCTGCCCCCTAACTCTAAACCCAACTCACATCATGGGAGAGTCAGGCCAACTAAGCCCTCCTCTATGGTGCATGGCTCACGCCAGAACACTCATACCTCCTCCACTTCgtcatcctcttcctcagcgGAGCGtaaggacagagagaagcacCCAAGGCCGACTAAAAGGCCTCGACCTTCCAGAATATCCCCCACACCTCGCAGTCTGATGCCCAACCAGAACCCCCCCGTGGCTGGCTACCAAACACGGCCCCCCATCCCTATCATCTGTCCCCTGGGCTGCACTTGCAACCTGCACATCACAGACCTTGGCCTGACCGTCAACTGCAAGGAGAACGGCTTCCTCAACGTGTCCCAGCTCACACCTCGGCCCCTTAACGGCCGCAAGCTGTACCTGAGTGGAAATTTAATCCAGAGGATCTACCGCACAGACTTCTGGAATTTCTCCAGTCTGGACCTTCTTCACCTGGGGAACAACCGCATCTCCTACCTCCAGGAAGGGGCCTTCTCCACCCTGACGAGCTTGAGAAGCCTCTACCTGAATGGGAACAACCTGGAGAGGCTCAGCCCCCATGTGTTCCTGGGGTTGCAGAATCTGAG GTACCTTTATTTTGAGTACAATGAGATCCGTGAGGTAGATCCTGGGACGTTGGACTCCATGCCTTCCCTCCAGCTGTTGTTTCTTAATGCCAACCTGCTGCGGAGCCTCCCTCTCGGCGTGTTTTCAGGAGTTAATCTGGCTCGTCTCAATCTGAGAAACAACCACCTCCTGCAGCTTCCTATGGAGGGTGTGTTGGAGCATCTCACGGGACTGGTGCAG GTGGACCTGCAGCAGAACCCATGGGAGTGCAACTGTGAAGCAGCTCCACTGAAGCGTTGGCTGGAGGGGCTGAgtgcggtggtggtggtgggagagGTGGTCTGCCATTCCCCGGAAAAGACCAAGGGTGTAGACCTGCGCTCCCTCTCcatggagctgctctgtcctgAGCTGGAGCCCCAGGAGGaccaggagcaggaggagcagacagccacctccacagctgcagacagaggtgTATCGGTTGGCTACCCCGGCTCAGGGCAGGGCCCCCTGATCCCTCCTGGGAAGGATTCAATCCCTCTGTCGGTGTTGGTGCTCAGCCTGCTGGTGTTGTTTGTCTCAGCATTCTTCGCGGCAGCGGCACTAATCGCCTACGCCCTGAGGAGGAGGGACAAGCTGCCGTTCCGTCGCCAGGGAGAGGTAGACTTGGCCGGCATCCAGATGGAGTGTGGAATCTTCACTGAGCagacacaccaccaccaccaccatcaccaccacggCCTCCCAGAGACGCCACCTCTACATCCACCGGAACACAATCACGTCTACGACACCATCTTGCCGCCTGAGGCTGCTTCAAAAGGTCCCAACCCAACTGCAGCCACGCACATGTGTAGCAACCCCATCTACAAAGAGGATCAGGACACCACGGTGAAACAGCGACCACGGCAGCAGCAGACGTTTGCAGCTTCCAAAGACAGCGAGGGAGGATACtgctctgcagcagagaaggagagggagtggACTCTAGACGTGTCCTCATCACCCATCAACACTGTTACAGGAGCGATGGGACCGCTTGCAGGCCTTCACGGGAACGGCATCCTCTGCCCCACAGTGATCGACAGCCAAGGACCCACCCCTAAAGTCGAACCAGTGGACTGCTTCTTCAGACTCCCCGCCCCGGAGTTCAAAGACCTGCCAGACAGGTACGCAAGGCCGCCGCCCCgctacccccacccccaagaCTCCAAACAGGACACCAGACCCGACCAAACGCTCGTGGTCACCACTGTCAGTTCCACAACAGGTGGTAGTAACAGCAGCCAGAGCGAGCAGGGAGCGGGAGAGCAGAGAGCCAGACTGAGGACCACACCAGACTACATGGAGGTGCTGGACCGTTCTTACCAGTTCTAA